One stretch of Arachis duranensis cultivar V14167 chromosome 1, aradu.V14167.gnm2.J7QH, whole genome shotgun sequence DNA includes these proteins:
- the LOC107479962 gene encoding LOW QUALITY PROTEIN: probable LRR receptor-like serine/threonine-protein kinase At4g37250 (The sequence of the model RefSeq protein was modified relative to this genomic sequence to represent the inferred CDS: inserted 4 bases in 2 codons) translates to MALCPHGNKYPQHLTVHSLSVLTWRRNVAESSSSSSSSLCKKTMSNHRHKTLPLSLTSRWLKNVLAFLLLVTVNQCYALTRDGVLLLSFKYAVLNDPLSALATWNYSDATPCSWNGVTCSSVSGNGFQNRVTALSLPNSQLVGSXXXXIEHLQILDLSNNSLNGSIPASLFQASELRSLNLSNNLINGVLPVSVVQLRNLRFLNVSDNYLAGKIPDNLSNMQNLTVCYLKSNYFTGFLPSGLXXXXXXXXXXXXXXXLPLGFGGDQVHYLNISYNRFTGSIPVQFAEKIPRNATVDLSFNNLTGEIPDSPVLLSQKTTSFSGNPDLCGKPTKNPCLIPSSPSSEPRASSPTSPPAIAAIPKTFGDSHPLAPAGDGSSSSNEKQSGGLRRGTIIGIAVGDVVGIGILAMIFIYVYRLKRKREVESAIKDEASFARSETSSSSESRGFTRWSCLRKRVEEEKESDSTCSSDSDVEAARDGYNYNQHQNGRQENSKQHEGSGQQNKAGTLVTVDGDKELEVETLLKASAYILGATGSSIMYKAVLDDGTSLAVRRIGENGVERFKDFENQVRVIAKLVHPNLVRIRGFYWGHEEKLIIYDFVPNGSLANVRYRKVGSSPSHLPWELRLKIAKGVARGLAYLHEKKHVHANLKPSNILLGSDMEPKIGDFGLERIVTGDTSYKAGGSARIFGSKRSTASRDSFQDITLGPSPSPSPSSISGVSPYHAPESLRNLKPHPKWDVYSFGVIFLELLSGKIVVLDDIGQGTGLLAEDKNRALRMADAAIRPEMEGKEEALLASFKLGYSCVSSVPQKRPPMKEVLQVLEKIPSSSTSSSSSFFYSH, encoded by the exons ATGGCCCTCTGTCCCCATGGCAATAAATACCCGCAACATCTTACCGTCCATTCTCTCTCCGTTCTCACTTGGAGAAGAAATGTGGcagaatcatcatcatcatcttcctcTTCACTCTGTAAAAAAACCATGAGCAACCATCGCcacaaaactcttcctctttctctcacTTCACGGTGGTTGAAAAACGTCCTTGCATTCCTTCTCCTCGTTACCGTTAACCAATGTTATGCCCTCACTAGAGACGGCGTCCTCTTACTCTCTTTCAAGTACGCCGTTCTAAACGACCCTCTCTCCGCTCTTGCCACCTGGAACTACAGCGACGCCACTCCATGTTCTTGGAACGGCGTTACGTGCTCCAGCGTTTCCGGTAACGGTTTCCAGAACAGAGTAACGGCTTTGTCACTTCCCAATTCTCAGCTTGTGGGTTC ANNNNNNNCCATAGAGCATCTTCAAATTCTTGACCTCTCCAACAACTCACTCAATGGCTCCATCCCCGCTTCGCTATTCCAAGCGTCCGAGCTTCGGTCGCTGAACCTCTCTAATAACCTCATTAACGGTGTGCTTCCAGTTTCGGTGGTGCAGCTTCGGAATCTCCGGTTTCTCAACGTATCAGACAATTACTTGGCGGGAAAAATCCCTGATAATTTGTCAAACATGCAGAACCTAACCGTGTGTTATTTGAAGAGCAATTACTTCACTGGCTTTCTCCCCAGCGGGTT ANNNNNNNNNNNNNNNNNNNNNNNNNNNNNNNNNNNNNNNNNTCTGCCACTGGGATTTGGTGGTGACCAAGTTCATTACTTGAACATCTCATACAACAGGTTTACTGGAAGTATACCGGTTCAGTTTGCGGAGAAAATCCCGCGAAACGCAACTGTTGACTTGTCGTTTAACAATCTCACCGGCGAGATTCCGGACTCACCTGTTCTTTTGAGTCagaaaacgacgtcgttttcaGGGAACCCTGATCTGTGTGGGAAACCTACGAAAAATCCGTGTCTAATTCCTTCTTCGCCGTCGTCGGAGCCGAGAGCTTCCTCTCCTACTTCTCCGCCGGCGATAGCTGCGATTCCGAAGACGTTCGGTGATTCTCATCCGCTGGCGCCAGCTGGCGACGGTTCAAGTTCAAGTAACGAGAAACAGAGCGGTGGTCTAAGGAGAGGAACGATTATAGGAATCGCGGTGGGTGACGTCGTCGGCATTGGCATCTTAGCTATGATTTTCATCTACGTTTATCggttgaagaggaagagagaaGTGGAGAGTGCGATCAAGGACGAAGCTTCTTTTGCGAGGAGCGAAACGTCGTCGTCATCGGAGTCGAGAGGGTTCACAAGGTGGTCCTGCTTACGGAAGAGAGTAGAGGAGGAAAAAGAATCAGATAGCACGTGCTCTTCAGACAGCGACGTGGAAGCAGCACGTGACGGATACAACTACAACCAACACCAGAATGGTCGTCAGGAGAATTCGAAGCAGCACGAAGGGTCAGGGCAGCAGAACAAGGCGGGGACTTTGGTGACTGTTGATGGCGATAAGGAGCTTGAAGTTGAGACTCTTCTCAAGGCTTCAGCGTACATATTGGGCGCCACTGGTTCAAGCATAATGTACAAGGCGGTGCTTGATGATGGAACTTCCTTGGCGGTTCGTAGAATCGGTGAGAATGGCGTTGAGAGGTTCAAGGACTTTGAGAACCAGGTTCGGGTCATAGCTAAATTGGTTCACCCAAATTTGGTTCGTATTCGTGGGTTCTATTGGGGACACGAGGAGAAGCTCATCATTTATGACTTCGTTCCAAATGGTAGCCTCGCTAATGTTCGTTACA GGAAAGTGGGCTCCTCTCCAAGCCATTTACCATGGGAACTTCGGCTCAAGATAGCGAAAGGGGTAGCACGTGGGCTAGCTTACCTCCACGAGAAGAAGCACGTGCATGCGAATCTGAAGCCCAGCAATATTCTATTGGGCAGCGACATGGAGCCCAAGATTGGAGACTTTGGGCTCGAAAGGATTGTGACGGGTGATACTAGCTACAAAGCTGGAGGATCGGCACGTATATTTGGGAGCAAGAGATCCACGGCATCACGTGACAGCTTTCAAGACATAACACTTGGGCCTAGCCCAAGTCCAAGCCCAAGTTCGATTAGTGGTGTATCTCCTTACCATGCTCCTGAGTCGCTCAGGAACCTTAAGCCTCATCCAAAGTGGGACGTGTACTCTTTTGGGGTCATTTTTCTTGAACTCTTATCAGGAAAGATTGTTGTCTTGGATGATATTGGCCAAGGGACTGGGCTTTTAGCTGAGGATAAGAATCGGGCTTTGCGGATGGCTGATGCTGCTATAAGACCTGAGATGGAGGGTAAGGAAGAGGCTTTGTTGGCTAGCTTCAAGTTAGGTTACAGTTGCGTGTCTAGTGTTCCGCAAAAAAGGCCACCAATGAAAGAGGTGTTACAAGTTCTTGAAAAGATACCATCGTcatcaacttcttcttcttcttcatttttttacaGCCACTAA
- the LOC107479954 gene encoding uncharacterized protein LOC107479954, which translates to MVRANASVSIKVILNATATHFGFRPMYRRVWLAKQKVVALIYGDWDESYNKLPRWVLGVQLTMPGTVAVLRTSPVRVGGQLDESRAYFHRLFWTFPPCIEAFRHCKPLVSIDGTHLYGKYGRMLLVAIAQDGNSNILPVAFALVEGENVESWSFFLSHLRQHVTPQSGLLVISDRHNGIKAALEAPDRGWLPPAAYRAFCIRHVAANFALTFKGKDARRLLVNAAYAKTEVEFDYWFDILRFEDPSMYDWANRIEYSLWTQHRNEGQRFEHMMTNISECVNSILKGVRNLPVCSLVKATYGRLAELFVRKGR; encoded by the coding sequence ATGGTTAGGGCTAATGCATCCGTCAGCATCAAGGTGATCCTAAATGCCACGGCCACACACTTTGGGTTTAGGCCGATGTACAGGAGGGTCTGGCTGGCGAAGCAGAAGGTTGTTGCCCTCATCTATGGTGACTGGGATGAGTCGTACAACAAGCTCCCTAGGTGGGTGTTAGGAGTCCAGTTGACGATGCCTGGTACTGTTGCAGTCCTTAGGACGAGCCCTGTTCGAGTTGGTGGACAGCTGGACGAGTCTCGAGCTTATTTTCACAGATTATTTTGGACGTTTCCACCGTGTATCGAGGCATTTCGTCATTGCAAGCCGCTGGTTAGTATTGACGGCACCCATCTGTATGGAAAGTATGGGAGAATGTTGCTTGTGGCTATTGCACAGGACGGGAACTCCAACATACTCCCTGTTGCATTCGCACTAGTGGAGGGTGAGAATGTTGAGTCTTGGTCCTTCTTTCTCTCCCACCTACGTCAGCACGTGACACCGCAGTCGGGTCTGCTGGTTATATCGGACAGGCATAACGGCATCAAGGCCGCGCTTGAGGCTCCTGACAGAGGCTGGTTACCTCCAGCTGCATACCGGGCATTCTGCATTCGACATGTAGCGGCAAATTTCGCCCTAACCTTCAAGGGCAAAGACGCAAGGAGGCTTCTTGTCAATGCAGCGTACGCAAAGACCGAGGTAGAGTTCGATTACTGGTTTGATATTTTGCGGTTTGAAGACCCGTCGATGTATGACTGGGCGAACCGGATTGAGTATTCCTTGTGGACACAGCATCGTAATGAGGGTCAGAGATTCGAACACATGATGACGAATATCTCTGAGTGTGTGAACTCAATCCTAAAGGGTGTCAGAAACCTCCCTGTGTGCTCGCTGGTGAAGGCAACATACGGAAGGCTGGCCGAACTATTTGTTCGCAAGGGGAGATAG